A section of the Coriobacteriia bacterium genome encodes:
- a CDS encoding type II toxin-antitoxin system RelE/ParE family toxin — translation MRVVWSSLADEQVDEAVAFIAADRPVAASQWLERLLDQVRSLVAFPDSGRVVPELERDEVRELLVDPYRVVYRRGTNLVEIVTVWHARRELPLDALD, via the coding sequence GTGAGAGTCGTCTGGTCTTCGCTGGCCGATGAACAGGTGGACGAGGCGGTGGCGTTCATCGCCGCAGACCGTCCGGTTGCCGCTAGTCAATGGCTGGAGCGGCTTCTCGACCAGGTAAGATCGCTCGTGGCCTTCCCTGACAGCGGAAGGGTCGTCCCTGAACTGGAGCGCGACGAGGTCCGGGAACTCCTCGTCGACCCATATCGGGTTGTCTACAGGCGCGGCACCAACTTAGTCGAGATCGTCACCGTCTGGCATGCGCGTCGCGAGTTGCCCCTCGACGCGCTGGACTAG
- a CDS encoding type II toxin-antitoxin system Phd/YefM family antitoxin, which yields MAPLRPSTDVRPVTEFRAHASEVLRQVHSTGRPLILTQNGRSAAVLLDVDVYEDLLDQLAFMKSVQTGLAQADAGQVIAHEEVERRLRERYLK from the coding sequence ATGGCACCGCTCCGTCCATCCACTGACGTCCGTCCGGTCACGGAGTTCCGCGCACACGCTTCAGAGGTGCTGCGGCAGGTCCACTCTACTGGGCGTCCGCTGATTCTTACGCAGAATGGACGTAGCGCGGCCGTCCTCTTGGACGTCGACGTCTACGAGGATCTGCTCGACCAACTCGCCTTCATGAAGAGTGTCCAGACGGGACTCGCGCAGGCCGACGCGGGCCAGGTCATCGCGCACGAGGAAGTTGAGCGACGCCTCCGGGAACGCTATCTCAAGTGA